From a region of the Bremerella alba genome:
- a CDS encoding PSP1 C-terminal domain-containing protein — translation MIQQTAIGRHHFVRVSVLGHVGRFTSVDAIAYGRGMRVICRTSRGLEVGEILGPAGESEVNDSDGSIVRGVTVEDNLLLARLERNRQEAFAACEQELSHRGIHIPLLEVEQLFDGGSLYFYFLGDVPEEVAELTNRLAETYNAAAGISQFSDLLETGCGPGCGTEEKAGGCGGSCAGCSIAKACKK, via the coding sequence TTGATACAACAAACCGCCATTGGGCGTCATCATTTCGTTCGCGTCAGCGTGCTGGGGCATGTCGGAAGGTTCACATCGGTCGATGCGATTGCATACGGTCGGGGGATGCGCGTTATCTGTCGAACCTCGCGCGGGCTGGAAGTCGGGGAAATTCTCGGCCCGGCGGGCGAGTCAGAGGTGAACGATTCAGACGGCTCGATCGTCCGCGGAGTGACGGTCGAAGACAATTTGCTCCTGGCCCGTCTGGAACGTAATCGCCAAGAAGCGTTCGCGGCCTGTGAACAAGAATTGTCCCATCGCGGCATCCATATCCCCTTGCTCGAAGTCGAGCAGCTCTTTGATGGGGGCTCGCTCTATTTCTATTTTCTGGGGGACGTGCCTGAGGAAGTCGCCGAACTCACCAATCGCCTGGCCGAAACTTACAACGCGGCCGCTGGCATCAGCCAATTCTCGGATCTATTGGAAACCGGCTGCGGTCCCGGCTGCGGAACGGAAGAAAAGGCCGGTGGTTGCGGTGGTTCCTGCGCCGGATGTTCGATTGCTAAGGCGTGCAAGAAGTAG
- a CDS encoding zinc-binding metallopeptidase family protein, which translates to MQTFRCQCGHKLFFGSTSCLSCKETVGMCPTCRQVTALKSLGKDQWQCTNQVCGQKLKLCQNRIDYKACNCTVAIEEKEEPLCTYCRLNQVIPDLSIEGNLLKWVRLEAAKRRVLYGVESVGLPIGDPSRNDFLPLMFEFKADDVEPVSTGHAAGLITINIQEADSVKREQTRVEFGEPQRTLVGHFRHELGHYYWDMLVEPSKREAFRKLFGNEEDPTYADAQTAYYANGPLPNWQKSFISEYATMHPWEDFAESFAAYLDMTSIVSTAQDFPRIYAEVPPDDFDARLKAYREIGVMANEFNRDIGLLDLVPEVFTKPVVEKLRFMHDLKGIQAQSPDVSSSV; encoded by the coding sequence ATGCAAACGTTTCGCTGCCAATGCGGTCATAAGCTGTTCTTTGGAAGCACTTCCTGTCTCTCCTGCAAAGAGACCGTCGGCATGTGTCCCACGTGTCGACAGGTGACCGCTTTGAAGTCGCTGGGGAAGGATCAGTGGCAGTGCACCAACCAGGTGTGCGGGCAGAAGCTGAAGCTTTGCCAAAATCGGATCGACTACAAGGCTTGCAACTGTACCGTCGCTATCGAAGAAAAAGAGGAGCCGCTGTGCACCTATTGCCGACTGAATCAGGTAATCCCTGACCTTTCGATCGAAGGCAATCTGCTAAAATGGGTCCGCCTGGAAGCTGCGAAACGACGCGTTTTGTATGGGGTCGAATCGGTTGGACTTCCCATTGGCGATCCTAGCCGAAACGATTTCTTACCGCTGATGTTTGAATTCAAAGCCGACGACGTCGAGCCCGTTTCGACAGGGCACGCTGCCGGCCTGATCACTATCAATATCCAAGAGGCCGACAGCGTTAAGCGGGAACAAACCCGAGTCGAATTCGGCGAACCCCAACGCACGCTCGTCGGCCATTTCCGGCACGAGCTAGGGCACTACTACTGGGATATGCTGGTCGAGCCTTCGAAGCGAGAGGCCTTTCGGAAACTGTTTGGCAACGAAGAAGACCCGACCTATGCCGATGCCCAGACGGCCTACTACGCCAACGGCCCACTGCCTAACTGGCAGAAGAGTTTCATCTCTGAATATGCGACCATGCATCCGTGGGAAGACTTCGCCGAGAGCTTTGCGGCCTACCTGGATATGACCTCGATTGTCAGCACGGCTCAGGACTTCCCCCGGATCTACGCGGAAGTTCCGCCAGATGACTTCGATGCCCGGCTGAAAGCGTATCGAGAAATCGGGGTGATGGCCAACGAGTTCAACCGCGACATTGGCCTGCTGGATCTCGTGCCGGAAGTCTTCACCAAACCAGTGGTCGAAAAGCTGCGATTCATGCACGACCTGAAGGGTATTCAAGCTCAATCGCCGGACGTTTCGTCGTCGGTTTGA
- a CDS encoding serine/threonine protein kinase, translating into MNRHFDETVVAPSNSGVQKTSSSAPHIALVEGSSSPHFSRVTQSLLRLRLRVATAVMFGIFAVFFAWHAYEHFWGNNLVADKSPVLLYMHAALLLLLASTGYLLCPKCDVRRGLLRSQEIVTFGLPALFLLMTQYHSMQMCARDHGVLLSPSSGWILLIFIYALFIPNTWHRAAVVIGAMVIAPLALLGYAWATNQMCYTIIYDNPEQLAEIGLKMVICGAVAVFGVYTINVLRTEAFQAQQLGQYRLSRSLGTGGMGEVYLAHHYLMKRPCAIKIIRPEKAGDSNVLARFEREVHASSKLSHWNNIDIYDYGRTEDGTFYYVMEYLPGLNVSDLVSRFGPMPPGRVIHLLRQVCEALNEAHSQGMIHRDIKPANVFAAKRGGFYDVGKLLDFGLAKPIASNEDSNLTQEGMITGSPLFMSPEQASGESEPDARSDIYSVGILAYFMLTGHAPFEYDRPIKVIIAHAHESVVPPSEHVASIPHDLEAIVLRCLAKDPDDRYQSILEMAEALDKCASSGTWLQSDAVQWWTANETIAECPQPEEELQPTDETRIAEIRG; encoded by the coding sequence ATGAATCGGCATTTTGACGAGACCGTTGTTGCGCCGAGTAACTCAGGCGTTCAGAAGACGAGTTCGTCTGCGCCCCATATTGCTTTGGTGGAAGGTTCGTCCAGCCCGCACTTTTCACGGGTAACCCAGTCGCTGCTGCGACTTCGGCTGCGGGTGGCCACGGCGGTCATGTTCGGTATTTTCGCCGTCTTTTTCGCGTGGCATGCTTACGAGCATTTCTGGGGAAACAATCTTGTAGCTGACAAGAGCCCTGTTCTGCTTTACATGCACGCAGCGTTATTGCTTTTGCTGGCCTCGACGGGCTATTTGCTCTGTCCGAAGTGTGATGTTCGACGGGGGCTACTCCGATCGCAAGAGATTGTGACGTTTGGGCTTCCCGCGTTATTTCTACTGATGACCCAATATCATTCCATGCAGATGTGCGCTCGCGATCACGGCGTGCTCTTGAGCCCTAGCTCGGGCTGGATTTTGCTGATCTTTATCTACGCTCTGTTCATTCCCAACACCTGGCATCGGGCGGCTGTCGTCATCGGGGCCATGGTGATTGCTCCGTTAGCACTTTTGGGGTATGCCTGGGCGACGAATCAGATGTGCTACACCATTATCTACGACAATCCCGAGCAACTGGCCGAGATCGGCCTGAAGATGGTGATTTGCGGCGCGGTTGCTGTGTTTGGCGTGTACACGATCAACGTACTGCGAACCGAAGCGTTTCAGGCTCAGCAGCTCGGCCAATATCGCCTGAGCCGCAGTCTGGGGACCGGTGGCATGGGCGAGGTCTACCTGGCCCATCATTACCTGATGAAACGCCCGTGTGCGATCAAAATCATTCGCCCCGAGAAGGCTGGCGACTCGAACGTGCTGGCTCGATTTGAACGCGAGGTGCACGCTTCTTCGAAGCTTTCGCACTGGAACAATATCGATATCTACGACTACGGTCGTACCGAAGACGGCACGTTCTATTACGTGATGGAATACTTGCCGGGGCTGAATGTTTCGGATTTGGTCAGTCGGTTTGGGCCGATGCCACCGGGACGCGTGATTCACTTGCTACGTCAAGTTTGCGAGGCCCTCAACGAAGCCCACTCGCAGGGCATGATCCACCGCGACATCAAGCCCGCCAATGTGTTTGCGGCCAAGCGTGGTGGGTTCTATGACGTGGGCAAACTGCTCGACTTTGGCTTGGCCAAGCCGATCGCCTCGAACGAAGATTCCAATTTGACGCAGGAAGGGATGATCACCGGGTCACCCCTGTTCATGTCGCCTGAGCAGGCCAGCGGCGAAAGCGAGCCTGATGCTCGAAGCGATATTTATTCAGTCGGCATATTGGCCTACTTCATGCTGACCGGTCATGCTCCATTCGAGTACGACCGGCCGATCAAGGTCATCATTGCCCACGCCCACGAATCGGTCGTGCCGCCGTCGGAGCATGTTGCCTCGATTCCGCACGATCTGGAAGCGATCGTCTTGCGTTGCCTTGCCAAAGATCCAGACGACCGCTATCAGTCGATCCTGGAAATGGCCGAAGCGTTGGACAAGTGTGCCTCGTCCGGCACCTGGCTCCAGTCCGACGCCGTACAGTGGTGGACCGCAAACGAAACGATTGCGGAATGCCCTCAGCCTGAGGAAGAACTTCAGCCGACCGACGAAACACGCATCGCTGAAATTCGCGGGTAA
- a CDS encoding DUF4261 domain-containing protein produces MAKGIFTQGVCVLVDRPISIEQIALALSDFDVLGTREDSEEWAMGGPSALVMFDETTGGTVTVDTVDHVWPDDMGDPQKEIMVFGAWSMGHFGPFAYPGGLQRAAQQSWGWREGAEVVERHQAFLRLRTSYVIGKEEDTNCFPEPYDPIAELQFNMKIVEALLGMEGTLCYFNPNGEILLDQDGFRNSLNFSWANELLPLDVWSNVRLFNIDESWALMDTVGNWQLEIPDIEACFVTDDYEVNEVANFLRNASNYLVQSGATINDGETMDGPGDIHWAAIQFENGICDPPRDTLRFVPLDDHDVPEIVQTSGRSAEEDQTDDETSGD; encoded by the coding sequence ATGGCCAAGGGAATCTTCACGCAAGGGGTATGCGTGCTCGTCGATCGACCCATTTCGATTGAGCAGATCGCGTTGGCTCTGAGTGACTTCGATGTGCTGGGAACCCGCGAAGATAGCGAAGAGTGGGCCATGGGTGGTCCTAGCGCCCTGGTCATGTTTGACGAGACGACCGGTGGCACGGTCACGGTCGATACCGTCGATCATGTTTGGCCCGATGATATGGGCGACCCCCAGAAAGAAATCATGGTCTTCGGGGCCTGGTCGATGGGGCACTTCGGACCCTTTGCCTATCCTGGCGGGCTCCAGCGCGCGGCGCAGCAGTCGTGGGGTTGGCGAGAAGGTGCCGAGGTGGTTGAGCGTCACCAGGCATTTCTTCGCCTGCGGACAAGCTACGTCATCGGAAAAGAGGAAGACACCAATTGCTTTCCTGAACCGTACGATCCTATCGCCGAGCTTCAATTCAACATGAAGATCGTCGAGGCGCTGCTGGGCATGGAAGGGACGCTGTGTTACTTCAATCCCAACGGCGAAATTCTGTTAGATCAAGATGGCTTCCGCAATAGCTTGAATTTCAGCTGGGCTAACGAGTTGCTTCCGCTCGACGTCTGGTCGAACGTGCGGCTTTTCAACATTGATGAAAGCTGGGCGTTGATGGATACCGTCGGCAATTGGCAGTTGGAAATTCCAGATATTGAAGCCTGCTTTGTCACCGACGACTACGAAGTTAACGAGGTCGCTAACTTCTTACGCAATGCCTCGAATTATCTGGTGCAAAGCGGAGCCACGATCAACGATGGCGAAACGATGGATGGCCCCGGTGACATCCACTGGGCGGCCATCCAATTCGAGAACGGTATCTGCGATCCTCCTCGCGATACACTTCGTTTTGTGCCGCTGGACGATCACGATGTGCCGGAAATCGTGCAAACTTCCGGTCGATCTGCAGAAGAAGATCAAACCGACGACGAAACGTCCGGCGATTGA
- the leuC gene encoding 3-isopropylmalate dehydratase large subunit — protein sequence MIAENAPRTMFQKIWDNHVVDAEPHKQALLYIDLHLVHEVTSPQAFEGLRLAGRKVRRPELTKATPDHNVPTTDRSLPIVDEISKQQIDTLRQNCQDFGVQLYDLNDAKQGVVHVIGPELGLTQPGMTIVCGDSHTATHGAFGALAFGIGTSEVEHVLATQTLIQTSPKTMELRVNGTLGRGVTAKDLVLFLIGHLTTAGGTGYVLEYTGEAVRALSMEQRMTVCNMSIEAGARAGMIAPDETTFEYIRGREYAPKDFEAAVERWKNLPSDPGAKYDKLIEFQAKDIAPQVTWGTNPGQVCAVDKPIPAPGDFADATERRSTELALEYMDLKAGEPMSDVNIDRVFIGSCTNGRIEDLRAAASVVKGHKKADRVHAMVVPGSGQVRLQAQEEGLDKIFIEAGFEWREAGCSMCLAMNPDKLEPGERCASTSNRNFEGRQGRGGRTHLVSPEMAAAAGVAGHFVDVRQWDFK from the coding sequence ATGATCGCGGAAAACGCCCCCCGTACGATGTTCCAGAAAATCTGGGACAACCACGTTGTCGATGCCGAACCTCACAAGCAGGCCCTGCTATATATCGACTTGCACCTGGTCCATGAAGTGACCAGCCCTCAAGCTTTTGAAGGCCTGCGTCTGGCCGGTAGAAAGGTTCGCCGACCGGAACTCACCAAGGCAACCCCCGACCACAACGTACCCACCACCGATCGCTCGCTGCCAATCGTCGACGAGATTTCGAAGCAGCAGATCGATACGCTGCGGCAGAACTGCCAGGATTTCGGCGTTCAGCTGTACGACCTCAACGATGCCAAACAAGGGGTCGTCCACGTGATCGGCCCTGAACTGGGGCTAACGCAGCCGGGCATGACAATCGTTTGTGGCGACAGTCATACGGCCACGCATGGTGCTTTTGGGGCGCTCGCATTTGGTATCGGTACGAGCGAAGTCGAGCACGTGCTCGCGACGCAGACGCTGATTCAAACTTCGCCCAAGACGATGGAACTTCGCGTGAACGGCACGCTTGGTCGTGGTGTCACGGCAAAGGACCTTGTGCTTTTTCTTATTGGCCACCTGACCACTGCCGGCGGTACCGGCTATGTGCTGGAATACACCGGCGAAGCGGTCCGCGCCCTGAGCATGGAACAGCGGATGACCGTCTGTAACATGTCGATCGAAGCAGGTGCCCGAGCCGGTATGATTGCTCCGGACGAAACGACCTTCGAATATATCCGCGGCCGCGAGTACGCTCCCAAGGATTTTGAAGCGGCCGTCGAGCGATGGAAGAATCTTCCCTCGGACCCCGGTGCCAAGTACGACAAGCTGATCGAGTTCCAAGCCAAGGACATCGCTCCGCAGGTAACTTGGGGAACCAACCCCGGCCAGGTTTGTGCCGTCGATAAGCCGATTCCCGCCCCGGGCGATTTCGCCGACGCGACCGAACGCCGCTCGACGGAACTGGCTTTGGAATATATGGACCTCAAGGCCGGCGAGCCGATGTCGGATGTCAACATCGATCGCGTCTTTATCGGTTCGTGCACCAACGGTCGTATTGAAGATCTGCGTGCTGCGGCGAGTGTCGTCAAGGGTCACAAGAAGGCCGATCGCGTGCATGCGATGGTCGTCCCTGGTAGTGGTCAGGTTCGCCTGCAAGCCCAGGAAGAAGGTCTCGACAAGATCTTCATCGAAGCGGGCTTCGAATGGCGTGAAGCCGGCTGCAGCATGTGTCTGGCGATGAACCCAGACAAACTCGAACCGGGCGAGCGTTGTGCTTCGACCAGCAATCGCAACTTTGAAGGGCGTCAAGGACGCGGCGGACGGACCCACCTGGTGAGCCCCGAAATGGCTGCCGCAGCAGGTGTCGCCGGACATTTTGTCGACGTTCGTCAGTGGGACTTCAAGTAA
- the bioB gene encoding biotin synthase BioB, with amino-acid sequence MSMSTLSWSALAEEVLRGHQLTLEEGLSILHSSDDELLDVMSAAFKIRRQHFGKTVQLYQLMNAKSGLCPEDCGYCSQSKVSDAEIPKYNFLSRDKLMEGAKVAAERDVKTYCIVISARGPNEREMKAVETIVPEIKEKYGLKICACLGLLSTDQADRLKACGVDRVNHNVNTSAEYYQKICSTHTYEDRIDTLNAVKNAGLEMCSGGIVGMGESDEDVVNMALELRNLGVHSIPVNFLNPIDGTPLEGLGKDLSPRQCLRILAIYRFANPSAELRIAGGREIHLRSLQPMGLYAANSIFLGDYLTTPGQTADDDYKMLEDLGFTVTKTEEVSVGSA; translated from the coding sequence ATGTCAATGTCGACGCTATCATGGTCCGCCTTGGCCGAAGAAGTCTTGCGTGGCCATCAATTGACCCTGGAAGAAGGTCTTTCGATCCTCCATTCGTCCGATGACGAACTATTGGACGTCATGTCCGCCGCGTTCAAAATACGCCGCCAACACTTTGGTAAAACGGTTCAATTGTACCAATTGATGAACGCCAAGAGCGGCCTCTGCCCCGAAGATTGCGGGTACTGCTCGCAATCGAAGGTCTCTGACGCCGAAATCCCCAAATACAACTTCCTCAGCCGCGACAAGCTGATGGAAGGGGCCAAGGTCGCCGCCGAACGCGACGTGAAGACCTACTGCATCGTGATTTCGGCCCGCGGTCCGAACGAACGCGAGATGAAGGCCGTCGAGACGATCGTGCCAGAGATCAAAGAAAAGTACGGCCTGAAAATCTGTGCCTGCTTGGGACTCTTAAGCACCGATCAGGCCGACCGCTTGAAGGCCTGCGGCGTCGATCGTGTGAACCACAACGTGAACACCAGCGCCGAGTATTATCAGAAGATCTGTTCGACCCACACCTACGAAGACCGCATCGACACGCTCAACGCTGTCAAAAACGCCGGCCTGGAAATGTGTAGCGGCGGCATTGTGGGCATGGGCGAGTCGGACGAAGACGTCGTGAACATGGCCCTCGAACTTCGCAACCTGGGCGTGCACTCGATTCCGGTGAACTTCCTAAACCCGATCGACGGCACACCCCTGGAAGGCCTGGGCAAAGACCTGAGCCCACGACAGTGCCTGCGAATCTTGGCCATCTATCGCTTCGCCAACCCCAGCGCAGAACTCCGCATCGCCGGCGGCCGCGAGATCCACCTGCGAAGCCTGCAACCGATGGGCTTGTACGCGGCGAACTCCATCTTCCTCGGCGATTACCTCACCACGCCAGGCCAGACCGCCGACGACGACTACAAGATGCTAGAAGACCTGGGCTTCACGGTCACTAAGACCGAAGAAGTCTCGGTAGGCTCGGCGTAG
- the leuD gene encoding 3-isopropylmalate dehydratase small subunit has protein sequence MQPFVKETGVVAVMDRANVDTDQIIPKQFLKRIERTGFGQFLFFDWRFMDDGQLHPEFELNQPAVAGASILVTRRNFGSGSSREHAVWAIDDYGIRAVIAPSFADIFYNNCFKNGVLPIALSEDQVDEFFKRFAKHPGYKLTVDLEAKTISDAHGLQVSFDVDEHRRNKLLQGLDDIASTLELEEKITSYEKANGIGA, from the coding sequence ATGCAACCATTCGTCAAAGAGACCGGCGTTGTCGCCGTTATGGATCGGGCCAATGTGGACACCGACCAGATCATTCCCAAGCAGTTTTTGAAGCGGATCGAGCGAACCGGCTTTGGTCAGTTCCTGTTTTTCGATTGGCGTTTCATGGACGATGGCCAACTCCACCCTGAGTTCGAGCTGAACCAGCCGGCCGTTGCCGGGGCTTCTATCCTGGTCACGCGCCGTAACTTCGGCAGCGGTTCGAGCCGCGAGCATGCGGTCTGGGCGATTGATGACTACGGTATTCGCGCGGTGATCGCGCCAAGCTTTGCCGATATCTTCTACAACAACTGCTTCAAAAACGGCGTGCTGCCGATCGCTTTGAGCGAAGACCAAGTAGACGAGTTCTTCAAGCGATTTGCCAAGCATCCTGGTTACAAGTTGACGGTCGATTTGGAAGCGAAGACGATCAGCGATGCCCACGGGTTGCAGGTCTCTTTCGACGTCGACGAGCATCGCCGCAACAAGTTGCTGCAAGGCCTGGACGATATCGCCAGCACGCTGGAACTGGAAGAGAAAATTACTTCCTACGAGAAAGCCAACGGAATTGGTGCCTAA